A portion of the Pseudarthrobacter sp. L1SW genome contains these proteins:
- a CDS encoding sugar phosphate isomerase/epimerase and 4-hydroxyphenylpyruvate domain-containing protein, protein MRTGIATVCLSGTLKEKMQACAIAGFDGIEIFEQDLVTSPLSPEDVRKMAADLGLGLDLYQPFRDFDGVTPDLLKANLRRAEAKFKLMSRLGMDTILVCSNVATATIDDDGLRASQLAELAELAGDHGVKVAYEALAWGKYVNDYEHAYKLVEMVDHPNFGTCLDSFHILSRDWDTAPIEKINAEKIFFVQVADAPKLSMDVLSWSRHYRVFPGEGQFELAKFMGHVVRAGYTGPVSLEVFNDVFRQSDVERTAVDAMRSLIWLEEQSATWLAVNDTDGTEGSVAARRRRYPMELATLPKVNEPAGFNFAEVKADDTAQLEKLLGQLGFGFEGRHRTKDVQLWTMGQARVIINEQAAQHAEPAIAALGFDVDSPVIASARAQQLKAPVVARKVQADEEVFQGISAPDSTEIFLCQGSPDGTAAWTAEFGQARDSGEGLEHPSAAAAAVIDHVNLAQPWQHFDEAVLFYTSALALEPQPFAEVPSPSGLVRSQVMQTSDAAVRLVLNLAPVQQAAEQGPQSVRKTYQEHIAFAVDDLVAAALAARDRGLEFLQIPANYYEDLDARFDLDPGFLATLKDLNLLYDRDADGEFLHFYTATVGSVFFEMVERRGSYDGYGAPNAPVRHAVQYDSLHRT, encoded by the coding sequence ATGCGCACCGGAATCGCGACGGTCTGCCTCTCCGGCACCCTGAAGGAAAAGATGCAGGCCTGCGCCATCGCGGGCTTCGACGGCATCGAGATCTTCGAGCAGGACCTGGTCACCTCGCCACTGAGCCCCGAGGACGTCCGCAAGATGGCCGCCGACCTCGGCCTGGGGCTGGACCTCTACCAGCCGTTCCGGGATTTCGACGGCGTCACGCCGGACCTGCTCAAAGCCAACCTCCGCCGGGCCGAGGCAAAGTTCAAGCTGATGTCCCGGCTGGGCATGGACACCATCCTCGTCTGCTCGAACGTGGCCACGGCAACAATCGACGACGACGGCCTCCGCGCCTCCCAGCTTGCCGAACTTGCGGAACTGGCCGGGGACCACGGCGTCAAGGTGGCCTACGAGGCCCTGGCCTGGGGCAAGTACGTCAACGACTACGAGCACGCGTACAAGCTGGTGGAGATGGTGGACCACCCCAACTTCGGCACGTGCCTGGACTCCTTCCACATCCTCTCCCGCGACTGGGACACGGCTCCCATCGAGAAGATCAACGCGGAGAAAATCTTTTTTGTCCAGGTGGCGGACGCCCCCAAGCTCTCCATGGACGTGCTCTCCTGGAGCCGGCACTACCGCGTATTTCCCGGCGAAGGGCAGTTCGAGCTCGCCAAGTTCATGGGCCATGTGGTCCGCGCCGGCTACACCGGGCCGGTCTCCCTGGAAGTCTTTAATGACGTCTTCCGCCAGTCCGACGTCGAACGGACAGCCGTTGATGCCATGCGTTCGCTGATCTGGCTCGAGGAGCAGAGCGCCACATGGCTGGCCGTGAACGACACGGACGGTACGGAGGGCAGCGTCGCCGCGCGCCGCCGTCGTTATCCCATGGAACTGGCCACCTTGCCCAAGGTGAACGAACCCGCCGGCTTCAACTTCGCCGAGGTCAAGGCGGACGACACGGCGCAGCTCGAGAAGCTCCTGGGCCAGCTCGGCTTCGGATTCGAGGGCCGGCACCGCACCAAGGACGTCCAGCTGTGGACCATGGGCCAGGCCCGCGTGATCATCAACGAGCAGGCGGCGCAGCACGCTGAGCCTGCCATCGCCGCTTTGGGGTTCGACGTCGATTCCCCCGTAATTGCCTCAGCCCGGGCGCAGCAGCTGAAGGCGCCTGTGGTGGCCCGCAAGGTGCAGGCCGACGAGGAGGTGTTCCAGGGCATCTCGGCCCCGGACTCCACCGAGATCTTCCTCTGCCAGGGCAGCCCGGACGGCACCGCCGCGTGGACTGCTGAATTCGGCCAGGCGCGGGACTCCGGGGAAGGGCTGGAACACCCGTCCGCCGCCGCTGCCGCCGTGATCGACCACGTCAACCTGGCCCAGCCCTGGCAGCACTTCGACGAGGCCGTCCTCTTCTACACCAGCGCCCTGGCACTTGAGCCGCAGCCGTTCGCGGAGGTTCCCAGCCCAAGCGGGCTGGTGCGCTCGCAGGTCATGCAGACGTCCGACGCCGCCGTGCGGCTGGTGCTGAACCTGGCACCGGTGCAGCAGGCTGCCGAACAGGGTCCGCAGAGCGTCCGCAAGACCTACCAGGAGCACATCGCCTTCGCCGTGGACGACCTCGTGGCTGCCGCCCTGGCGGCCCGGGACCGGGGGCTGGAATTCCTGCAGATCCCCGCGAACTACTACGAGGACCTGGACGCCCGCTTCGACCTCGACCCCGGATTCCTGGCCACCCTCAAGGACCTCAACCTCCTGTACGACCGCGACGCCGACGGCGAATTCCTCCACTTCTACACCGCCACGGTTGGCAGCGTGTTCTTCGAGATGGTGGAGCGCCGCGGCAGCTACGACGGCTACGGGGCGCCCAACGCCCCGGTCCGCCACGCAGTGCAGTACGACTCGCTGCACCGCACCTGA
- a CDS encoding shikimate dehydrogenase, giving the protein MSNRTESYLVGLVGDGVMPSLTPPMHEREGDVQGLRYLYRPIDLLELGLSGESVGELLKSARNLGFNGLNITHPCKQLVLQHLDEVSPDARRLGAVNTVVIEDGRFVGHNTDFSGFAAALAAGLPGVKLDRVVQLGAGGAGSAVAYALLTAGVRHLDLVDMDAARGAARAAELAGFFPDSTVAARTTTELPQLMRLADGLVHCTPVGMAAHPGVPVDLDLLEPRHWVADIVYRPIDTELVRGARARGCDVLDGGRMAVGQAADAFRIFTGLEADPDRMRSHFLELVAAEEVAA; this is encoded by the coding sequence ATGAGTAATCGCACTGAGTCCTACCTTGTGGGACTGGTCGGCGACGGCGTGATGCCGTCACTCACCCCGCCCATGCACGAACGCGAAGGTGATGTGCAGGGCCTGCGTTACCTTTACCGGCCCATCGACCTGCTCGAGCTGGGCCTTTCCGGGGAATCCGTGGGAGAGCTCCTGAAGAGCGCACGGAACCTTGGCTTTAACGGCCTGAACATCACCCACCCCTGCAAGCAGCTGGTCCTGCAGCACCTGGACGAGGTGTCCCCGGACGCCCGCCGGCTGGGGGCCGTCAATACGGTGGTGATCGAGGACGGCCGGTTCGTTGGCCACAACACTGACTTCTCCGGCTTTGCCGCGGCTCTCGCCGCCGGCCTACCCGGTGTGAAGCTGGACCGCGTGGTGCAGCTCGGCGCCGGCGGTGCCGGGTCCGCCGTCGCCTACGCCCTGCTCACCGCAGGCGTCCGCCACCTGGACCTCGTGGACATGGACGCAGCGCGCGGCGCCGCCCGCGCGGCTGAACTGGCCGGCTTCTTTCCGGACAGCACCGTGGCGGCACGGACGACGACGGAGCTGCCGCAGCTGATGCGGCTGGCTGACGGACTGGTGCACTGCACCCCGGTGGGCATGGCCGCGCACCCCGGCGTCCCCGTGGACCTGGACCTGCTGGAGCCCCGGCACTGGGTTGCGGACATCGTCTACCGCCCCATTGACACCGAACTGGTCCGCGGTGCCCGCGCCAGGGGCTGCGACGTGCTGGACGGCGGCCGTATGGCCGTGGGCCAGGCCGCCGACGCCTTCCGCATCTTCACCGGCCTCGAAGCGGACCCCGACCGCATGCGGAGCCACTTCCTGGAACTTGTGGCCGCCGAGGAGGTGGCCGCCTGA
- a CDS encoding IclR family transcriptional regulator, giving the protein MSVNQTTADDDVAVETNADAKATKADRTDMVGKALGLLVLLGDEPRGASAAEISRRADLPFSTTYRLLGSLTRDGFVDYEPDGRRYHLGLRIFQLGQRVSNHHGFAGTAMPVLRRVTEQTGEATILSVRDGHHHLTVNKVDGPQMFRVTSDPGHLGSLSTTAVGKALVAFAEDAEREKLLAELPLERLTEKSITDRDAFRAEIEKVRRQGFAVMDEENETGMRAVAVPLLNSQGHAFASLATAVPVFRLSLEGLEAHVPLLQDAAAELAARLPQR; this is encoded by the coding sequence ATGAGTGTGAATCAAACCACAGCTGACGATGATGTAGCTGTCGAGACCAATGCGGACGCCAAGGCCACCAAGGCGGACCGTACCGACATGGTGGGCAAGGCCCTGGGCCTCCTGGTACTGCTGGGGGATGAGCCCCGCGGAGCCAGTGCCGCGGAAATCTCCCGCCGCGCAGACCTGCCCTTCAGCACCACCTACCGCCTGCTGGGCTCGCTGACGCGGGACGGGTTCGTTGACTATGAGCCGGACGGCCGGCGGTACCACCTGGGCCTGCGGATCTTCCAGCTGGGCCAGCGGGTCTCAAACCATCACGGGTTCGCCGGAACGGCCATGCCGGTCCTGCGCCGCGTGACGGAACAGACGGGTGAGGCAACCATCCTGAGCGTCCGGGACGGCCACCACCACCTCACGGTGAACAAAGTGGACGGGCCGCAGATGTTCCGGGTGACCAGCGACCCCGGCCACCTGGGCTCCCTCTCCACTACCGCCGTCGGAAAGGCCCTGGTGGCCTTCGCCGAGGATGCCGAGCGGGAGAAGCTGCTGGCGGAGCTTCCGCTTGAGCGGCTCACGGAAAAGTCGATTACCGATCGCGACGCTTTCCGCGCCGAAATCGAGAAGGTCCGGCGCCAGGGGTTTGCGGTGATGGATGAGGAGAACGAGACGGGCATGCGCGCCGTCGCGGTTCCGCTGCTCAACTCCCAGGGCCATGCGTTCGCCTCGCTGGCCACGGCGGTTCCTGTCTTCCGCCTGAGCCTTGAAGGCCTGGAGGCCCACGTCCCACTGTTGCAGGACGCGGCTGCGGAACTCGCCGCGCGGCTTCCGCAGCGCTGA
- a CDS encoding MFS transporter, translating into MSQTLPSAGTDTATHGRTPKKAAVASFLGSAVEYYDFFIFGSAAALIFPKVFFPDADANAAIMSFATFGFAYVARPVGAVILGHFGDRVGRRKVLMFTLLLMGASTFLIGCLPDFNTVGWWAPALLVLARLCQGLSAAGEQAGASSMTLEHAPDNRRSFFTSWTLTGTQGGQILAALVFIPVLALPDDIKYGIGWRIPFWLSAVVVVVAFIIRRTLHEPPAFEEAQKSAQISKLPVADLLKGHWRDVLRVICCAFIAAVSTVFGTLAISYAKTVAGVDGTTTLWLVVGANLVALGTQPLFGMLADKIGRKPVFIYGAVASATLTPAFLLSLESGSVPLMFLAAIGMFSCGYAASNAVWPSFYAEMFSTKVRFSGLAIGTQLGFLMAGFAPAIVAAMGGIKPGGWVQISIFTAVIAGIAAISALTAKESFRTPTSQLGLK; encoded by the coding sequence ATGAGCCAGACACTTCCGTCCGCCGGAACGGACACTGCCACCCACGGCCGAACGCCCAAGAAAGCAGCCGTTGCCAGCTTCCTGGGCAGCGCCGTCGAGTACTACGACTTCTTCATCTTCGGTTCCGCCGCCGCCCTGATCTTCCCCAAGGTCTTCTTCCCCGACGCCGATGCCAACGCCGCCATCATGTCGTTCGCAACCTTCGGCTTCGCCTACGTGGCCCGTCCCGTGGGCGCCGTCATCCTGGGCCACTTCGGTGACCGGGTGGGCCGCCGGAAGGTCCTGATGTTCACCCTCCTGCTGATGGGTGCCTCCACCTTCCTGATCGGCTGCCTGCCGGACTTCAACACGGTTGGCTGGTGGGCACCCGCCCTGCTGGTGCTGGCCCGGCTGTGCCAGGGCCTGTCCGCCGCCGGCGAGCAGGCCGGCGCCTCCTCCATGACGCTGGAGCACGCTCCGGACAACCGCCGTTCCTTCTTCACCTCCTGGACCCTCACCGGCACCCAGGGCGGCCAGATCCTCGCCGCCCTCGTCTTCATCCCCGTCCTGGCCCTCCCGGACGACATCAAGTACGGCATCGGCTGGCGCATCCCCTTCTGGCTCAGCGCCGTCGTCGTTGTTGTTGCATTCATCATCCGCCGCACCCTGCACGAGCCGCCGGCCTTCGAGGAAGCACAGAAGTCCGCACAGATTTCCAAGCTGCCCGTCGCCGACCTGCTCAAGGGCCACTGGCGCGACGTCCTCCGCGTCATCTGCTGCGCCTTCATCGCCGCCGTCTCCACCGTGTTCGGCACCCTGGCCATCAGCTACGCCAAGACCGTTGCCGGCGTGGACGGCACCACCACGCTGTGGCTCGTTGTCGGAGCCAACCTGGTGGCACTGGGCACCCAGCCGCTGTTCGGCATGCTGGCGGACAAGATCGGCCGAAAGCCCGTGTTCATCTACGGCGCCGTGGCCAGTGCCACCCTGACGCCGGCGTTCCTGCTCAGCCTGGAATCCGGCAGCGTGCCACTGATGTTCCTGGCCGCCATCGGCATGTTCTCCTGCGGTTACGCTGCCTCCAACGCTGTCTGGCCGTCCTTCTACGCCGAGATGTTCAGCACCAAGGTGCGCTTCTCCGGCCTGGCCATCGGCACCCAGCTGGGCTTCCTGATGGCAGGGTTCGCACCGGCAATCGTGGCGGCCATGGGCGGCATCAAGCCCGGCGGCTGGGTACAGATCAGCATCTTCACCGCGGTCATCGCCGGCATCGCGGCAATTTCCGCCCTGACTGCCAAGGAATCCTTCCGGACCCCCACCAGCCAGCTCGGCCTCAAGTAG
- a CDS encoding ATP-dependent DNA ligase has translation MELPVMPPVPPMLAKAVSGIPEGELSYEPKWDGFRSIIFRDGDELEIGSRNEKPMTRYFPELVEALKENLPPRCVVDGEIILIGSSGDRLDFDALQQRIHPAASRVKLLAAQTPASFVAFDLLAMDDDDYTGRPFTERRAALEKALAASKAPVHLTAATTDKDTAEQWFRQFEGAGLDGVVAKRLDGRYEPDKRVMFKTKHERTADCVVAGYRLHKSGPDAIGSLLLGLYKDDGGLASVGVIGAFPMKRRQELFEQLQPLVTDFDDHPWAWAKQEEGERTPRNAEGSRWSAGKDLSFVPLRPELVVEVRYDHMEGDRFRHTAQFNRWRPDRDPESCTYAQLEEPVSFDLGSVLETGRP, from the coding sequence ATGGAACTTCCCGTGATGCCGCCTGTCCCGCCCATGCTCGCCAAGGCCGTCAGCGGCATCCCCGAGGGGGAGCTGAGTTACGAACCGAAGTGGGACGGGTTCCGGTCCATCATCTTCCGTGACGGCGACGAGCTGGAGATCGGCAGCCGCAACGAGAAGCCCATGACCCGGTACTTTCCCGAGCTTGTTGAGGCGCTGAAGGAGAACCTTCCGCCGCGCTGCGTGGTGGACGGAGAGATCATCCTGATCGGTTCCTCCGGCGACCGGCTGGATTTCGACGCCCTGCAGCAGCGCATCCACCCTGCGGCCAGCCGGGTGAAGCTGCTCGCGGCGCAGACGCCGGCCTCGTTCGTGGCCTTCGACCTGCTGGCCATGGACGATGACGACTACACCGGCCGGCCCTTCACGGAACGGCGGGCGGCCCTTGAGAAGGCCCTCGCCGCCAGCAAGGCCCCTGTCCACCTCACGGCCGCCACCACGGACAAGGACACGGCGGAGCAGTGGTTCCGGCAGTTCGAGGGGGCAGGGCTGGACGGCGTGGTGGCCAAGCGGCTGGACGGCAGGTATGAGCCGGACAAGCGGGTGATGTTCAAGACGAAGCACGAACGCACGGCGGACTGCGTGGTGGCCGGCTACCGGCTGCACAAGAGCGGGCCGGACGCCATCGGTTCGCTGCTGCTGGGCCTGTACAAGGACGACGGCGGCCTGGCCAGCGTGGGCGTGATCGGCGCCTTCCCGATGAAGCGGCGGCAGGAACTGTTCGAGCAGCTCCAGCCGCTGGTGACCGATTTTGACGACCACCCGTGGGCGTGGGCGAAGCAGGAAGAGGGCGAACGGACTCCCCGGAACGCCGAAGGCAGCAGGTGGAGCGCCGGCAAGGACCTGTCCTTCGTGCCGCTGCGCCCGGAGCTCGTGGTGGAGGTCCGCTACGACCACATGGAAGGCGACAGGTTCCGCCACACTGCCCAGTTCAACCGCTGGCGGCCGGACCGGGACCCGGAATCATGCACCTACGCCCAGCTGGAGGAGCCGGTCAGCTTCGACCTGGGGTCGGTACTGGAGACCGGCCGGCCGTAG
- a CDS encoding AEC family transporter has product MGGVLVGLAVIGVVIAVGYIAARCGLGGEPTVSALTRTAFFITNPVLLFTVVLESDLTVVFSAYVPLAMITAAATALLYVLASRVWFRRPLAETAVGAMASSYVNANNIGIPMTLYALGDATPVAPVLLVQLLLFAPLVLTLLDLSAAGRVSPRLLLTQPFRNPMIIASLLGVVLAAFNVELPEPVMAPLALLGGAAVPVVLLAFGMSLHGTRMLQSGGHTAEILTATALKSAVMPMVAYVVGRFVFNLEQHMLLGVVLMAALPSAQNVFLFAGKYGRGVAVARETILLSTAAAAPVLILTVWLLAG; this is encoded by the coding sequence GTGGGCGGTGTGCTGGTCGGGCTGGCGGTGATCGGCGTCGTCATTGCGGTGGGATACATCGCCGCGCGGTGCGGGCTGGGAGGCGAGCCCACCGTTTCGGCACTGACGCGAACCGCGTTCTTCATCACCAACCCCGTCCTGCTGTTCACCGTGGTGCTGGAGTCAGACCTCACCGTGGTGTTTTCTGCCTACGTACCGCTGGCAATGATCACGGCCGCCGCCACCGCCCTGCTGTACGTGCTGGCCAGCCGGGTGTGGTTCCGGCGGCCGCTGGCGGAGACCGCGGTGGGGGCGATGGCCAGTTCCTACGTCAATGCGAACAACATCGGCATTCCCATGACGCTGTACGCGCTGGGCGACGCGACCCCCGTGGCGCCGGTGCTGCTGGTCCAGCTGCTCCTGTTCGCCCCGCTGGTCCTCACCCTGCTGGACCTTTCCGCGGCCGGCCGGGTTTCGCCGCGCCTGCTGCTCACCCAGCCCTTCCGGAACCCCATGATCATCGCGTCCCTGCTGGGCGTGGTCCTCGCCGCGTTCAACGTTGAACTTCCCGAACCCGTCATGGCGCCGCTGGCGCTCCTGGGCGGCGCCGCGGTACCGGTGGTGCTGCTGGCCTTCGGCATGTCCCTGCACGGGACCCGGATGCTCCAAAGCGGTGGCCACACGGCGGAAATCCTTACTGCCACCGCGCTGAAGTCCGCGGTGATGCCCATGGTGGCCTACGTCGTCGGCCGCTTTGTGTTCAACCTCGAACAGCACATGCTGCTGGGTGTGGTGCTGATGGCGGCGCTGCCTTCGGCGCAGAACGTGTTCCTGTTCGCGGGGAAATACGGGCGCGGTGTTGCGGTGGCGAGGGAGACCATCCTGCTCTCGACGGCGGCCGCGGCTCCGGTGCTGATCCTCACTGTTTGGCTGCTGGCCGGGTAA
- a CDS encoding TIGR03885 family FMN-dependent LLM class oxidoreductase produces MVTVGFHASHEQISPGQLLKDVQHAERAGFDAAMCSDHIEPWSARQGHSGFAWSWLGAALATTSLRFGVVTAPGQRYHPAIIAHASATLAGMFPGRFWMAPGSGENMNEHVTGDAWPPKETRQRRLEECVEVIRRLHRGEDVTHHGLVTVEQARIWDVPDSPPPLIAPAISVDTARRAAVWADGLVTVNQPAAKLKEMLAAYRDNGGRGKAVLQVHLSWAPREQDAAAIALDQWRTNTFAPPVPWDLPTAGHFDGVSGQVGEEQVRSAVNVSASLDQHAEWLAGYSALGFDELYLHFVGQEQAPFIDAFASEVLPQLRGSRLQAQTQAQAQAQAQAQA; encoded by the coding sequence ATGGTTACTGTCGGCTTCCACGCCTCGCACGAACAGATCAGTCCCGGGCAGCTGCTCAAGGACGTCCAGCACGCGGAACGGGCAGGGTTCGATGCCGCCATGTGCTCTGACCACATAGAGCCCTGGTCCGCCCGGCAGGGGCATTCCGGGTTTGCCTGGTCCTGGCTGGGTGCCGCGCTGGCCACCACCTCCCTCCGGTTCGGCGTGGTGACGGCCCCGGGCCAGCGGTACCATCCGGCCATCATCGCCCACGCCTCTGCGACCCTTGCCGGCATGTTCCCGGGCCGGTTCTGGATGGCCCCCGGCAGCGGCGAGAACATGAATGAGCACGTTACCGGCGACGCGTGGCCGCCCAAGGAAACGCGGCAGCGCCGGCTGGAGGAATGCGTCGAGGTGATCCGGCGGCTCCACCGGGGCGAGGACGTCACGCACCACGGCCTGGTCACCGTGGAGCAGGCGCGGATCTGGGACGTGCCGGACTCCCCGCCGCCCCTCATCGCTCCCGCGATCAGCGTGGACACCGCCCGCCGCGCCGCCGTGTGGGCGGACGGGCTTGTCACCGTGAACCAGCCGGCCGCCAAACTCAAGGAGATGCTGGCCGCCTACCGGGACAACGGCGGCCGCGGCAAGGCCGTGCTGCAGGTCCACCTGTCCTGGGCGCCCCGCGAACAGGATGCGGCAGCGATCGCCCTGGACCAGTGGCGGACCAACACCTTCGCCCCGCCGGTCCCGTGGGACCTTCCCACTGCCGGACATTTCGACGGCGTCAGCGGGCAGGTGGGCGAGGAACAGGTCCGCTCGGCCGTCAACGTTTCGGCGAGCCTGGACCAGCACGCCGAGTGGCTGGCCGGCTACTCCGCCCTGGGCTTCGACGAGCTCTACCTGCACTTTGTGGGGCAGGAGCAGGCGCCGTTCATTGACGCGTTCGCCTCGGAGGTCCTTCCGCAGCTGCGCGGTTCGCGGCTCCAGGCACAGACGCAGGCGCAGGCGCAGGCGCAGGCGCAGGCGCAGGCATGA
- a CDS encoding alpha-amylase family protein, translated as MRIAETSDLWWKNAVVYCLDVETFFDDDGDGTGDFAGLTQRVDYLAALGVTCIWLMPFYPSPDRDDGYDVTDFFTVDPRLGTLGDLVEFMRAAKDRGMRVIADFVVNHTSDQHPWFVEARKSTDNRYRDYYVWRSDTPPDTSSEVVFPGEENSLWTKDDATGEWYLHMFAKHQPDLNVTNASVRNEIAKAMGLWLELGLDGFRLDAVPFFLETRGQPKDEAANLDPHEYLAALRSFVSRRNGSAVLLGEVNLPYKEQVEYFGGHEGNELNMQFDFMSMQHIYLSLARQDARPLAETLKSRPPLHPDNQWAMFVRNHDELTLDKLSDGERGEVFAAFGPEKNMQIYGRGLRRRLPPMLGGDQERIRMVYSLMFSLPGTPVLFYGEEIGMGEDLRQKSRAAVRTPMQWNAEKNGGFSAANVSQLVAPVVRGDYGPENVNAAKAKRDPGSLFNFMVTLIRRYRESAELGWGRFAIIDQPEPAVFAHTLSSDGGTLVLLHNFGEEPVKVSGSVGAEDGPRNAFRDAVLLDLFDGDNSPLDPDGGFTVELGRYGYRWFRLHRKGDRLAP; from the coding sequence ATGAGGATCGCCGAGACCTCGGACCTCTGGTGGAAGAACGCGGTGGTCTACTGCCTGGACGTCGAGACGTTCTTTGACGACGACGGCGATGGCACCGGTGATTTCGCGGGCCTCACCCAGCGCGTGGACTACCTCGCGGCACTGGGCGTGACCTGCATCTGGTTGATGCCGTTCTACCCCTCGCCGGACCGGGACGACGGCTACGACGTCACGGATTTCTTCACCGTGGACCCGCGGCTGGGCACCCTGGGGGACCTGGTCGAGTTCATGAGGGCCGCCAAGGACCGCGGCATGCGGGTCATCGCCGACTTCGTGGTGAACCACACCTCGGACCAGCACCCGTGGTTCGTGGAGGCCCGGAAGTCCACGGACAACCGGTACAGGGACTACTACGTCTGGCGGAGCGACACTCCCCCGGACACGTCCTCCGAGGTGGTGTTCCCCGGCGAAGAGAACTCTCTCTGGACCAAGGATGATGCCACCGGCGAGTGGTACCTGCACATGTTCGCCAAGCACCAGCCGGACCTGAACGTGACCAACGCGTCCGTGCGGAATGAAATCGCCAAGGCCATGGGCTTGTGGCTGGAGCTGGGCCTGGACGGGTTCCGCCTGGACGCGGTGCCCTTCTTCCTGGAAACCCGGGGCCAGCCCAAGGACGAGGCCGCCAACCTGGATCCGCACGAATACCTGGCGGCACTGCGAAGTTTCGTGAGCCGCCGCAACGGGAGCGCGGTCCTGCTGGGCGAGGTGAACCTTCCCTACAAGGAGCAGGTGGAGTACTTCGGCGGGCACGAGGGCAATGAGCTCAACATGCAGTTCGACTTCATGTCCATGCAGCACATCTACCTTTCGCTGGCCCGGCAGGACGCCCGCCCCCTGGCCGAGACCCTGAAGAGCCGGCCGCCGCTGCATCCCGATAACCAGTGGGCCATGTTCGTGCGCAACCATGACGAACTGACCCTGGACAAGCTCAGCGACGGCGAGCGCGGGGAAGTCTTTGCGGCGTTCGGGCCCGAGAAGAACATGCAGATCTACGGACGGGGGCTGCGCCGGCGCCTTCCCCCGATGCTTGGCGGCGACCAGGAACGCATCAGGATGGTGTACTCTCTGATGTTCTCCCTGCCCGGCACTCCGGTGCTGTTCTACGGAGAGGAGATCGGGATGGGTGAGGACCTGCGGCAGAAGAGCCGCGCCGCCGTTCGCACCCCGATGCAGTGGAATGCCGAAAAGAACGGTGGGTTTTCCGCCGCCAACGTATCCCAGCTGGTGGCGCCCGTAGTCCGGGGTGACTATGGCCCGGAGAACGTAAATGCCGCCAAGGCCAAGCGGGACCCGGGTTCGCTGTTCAATTTCATGGTTACGTTGATCCGCCGCTACCGCGAGTCGGCGGAGCTGGGCTGGGGCAGGTTCGCCATCATCGACCAGCCGGAACCGGCCGTCTTCGCCCATACGCTCAGCTCCGACGGCGGCACGCTGGTGCTGCTGCACAATTTCGGGGAAGAGCCCGTGAAGGTCAGCGGCTCCGTGGGCGCCGAGGATGGGCCGCGGAATGCTTTCAGGGACGCTGTCCTGCTGGACCTGTTCGACGGCGACAACTCACCGCTGGATCCCGACGGCGGCTTCACGGTTGAGCTGGGACGCTACGGCTACCGCTGGTTCCGCCTCCACCGCAAGGGCGACCGGCTGGCACCTTGA
- a CDS encoding DUF302 domain-containing protein codes for MTYTLTTTVALPWTEALDRAREALSAQGFGILTEINVRSTFEAKLGAEAADAVGDYVILGACNPALASRALAAEPEIGALLPCNVVVRRSKDANVTTVEAIDPQTMVQLSGAPAVKEVADDAGARLRKALADLGEATG; via the coding sequence ATGACGTACACCCTCACCACCACCGTCGCCCTTCCATGGACCGAAGCCCTGGACCGCGCGCGGGAGGCCCTGTCAGCCCAGGGCTTCGGAATCCTCACGGAAATCAATGTCCGCTCCACCTTCGAAGCCAAGCTTGGAGCCGAAGCTGCGGACGCCGTCGGCGACTACGTCATCCTCGGCGCCTGCAACCCTGCGCTGGCCAGCCGCGCCCTCGCCGCCGAACCCGAAATCGGTGCCCTGCTGCCGTGCAATGTGGTGGTGCGCCGGAGCAAGGATGCGAACGTCACCACGGTGGAGGCAATCGACCCCCAAACCATGGTCCAGCTCAGCGGCGCCCCGGCGGTCAAGGAAGTAGCCGACGACGCCGGTGCCCGCCTCCGGAAGGCCCTGGCGGACTTGGGAGAAGCAACCGGGTAA